In Streptomyces sp. NBC_00569, a single genomic region encodes these proteins:
- a CDS encoding RNA-guided endonuclease InsQ/TnpB family protein translates to MATTCVKRAFKYRFYPTDAQAAELSRTFGCVRKVYNLALAARTEAWARQERVNYNATSAMLTAWKKTGELAFLNEVSSVPLQQTLRHLQTAFTNFFAKRAKYPRFKSKKKSRKSAEYTTSGFRFRAGELTLAKMARPLDIVWSRPLPEGASPSTVTVSQDAAGRWFVSLLCEDPAIEPLAAADAAVGIDVGLEHLLTLSTGEKIANPRHERKDRAALAQAQRRMAKKEQGSANRAKARRKVAKIHARIADRRRDHLHQLTTRLVRENQTLVIEDLTVRNMVKNRKLARAISDAAWSDLRSMLEYKAAWYGREVIAVDRFFPSSKLCSHCGSVQGTMPLHVRTWTCECGTTHDRDVNAARNLLAAGLAVTVCGAGVRPQRSSPGGQSATKQKTPRREP, encoded by the coding sequence GTGGCCACGACTTGTGTGAAGCGGGCGTTCAAGTACCGCTTCTATCCGACCGATGCGCAGGCTGCCGAGCTGTCGCGCACGTTCGGATGCGTGCGCAAGGTCTACAACCTCGCGCTTGCCGCCCGCACCGAAGCGTGGGCGCGGCAGGAGCGGGTCAACTACAACGCCACCTCGGCCATGCTGACCGCATGGAAGAAGACAGGGGAACTGGCGTTCCTCAACGAGGTTTCCTCCGTACCGTTGCAGCAGACGTTGCGGCACTTGCAGACGGCATTCACCAACTTCTTCGCCAAGCGGGCCAAGTATCCGCGCTTCAAGTCGAAGAAGAAGTCGCGGAAATCTGCCGAGTACACCACCAGCGGTTTCCGGTTCCGTGCCGGGGAGCTGACTCTGGCGAAGATGGCCCGGCCGCTGGACATCGTGTGGTCGCGCCCGCTGCCCGAGGGCGCGTCCCCGTCCACGGTGACCGTGTCGCAGGACGCGGCGGGGCGCTGGTTCGTCTCCCTGCTGTGCGAGGACCCGGCCATCGAGCCACTTGCCGCTGCTGATGCGGCAGTGGGAATCGACGTCGGTCTGGAGCATCTGCTGACTCTGTCCACCGGGGAGAAGATCGCCAACCCTCGGCACGAACGCAAGGACCGTGCCGCCCTCGCCCAGGCTCAGCGCCGCATGGCGAAGAAGGAGCAGGGCAGTGCGAACCGGGCCAAGGCCCGGCGCAAGGTCGCCAAGATCCACGCCCGCATCGCCGACCGTCGCCGCGACCACCTGCACCAACTGACCACTCGACTCGTTCGTGAAAACCAAACGCTCGTGATCGAGGACCTGACCGTGCGCAACATGGTCAAGAACCGGAAACTGGCCCGCGCCATCTCGGATGCGGCGTGGTCGGACTTGCGGAGCATGCTGGAGTACAAGGCCGCCTGGTACGGGCGGGAAGTGATCGCGGTCGACCGCTTCTTCCCCTCGTCCAAGCTGTGCTCCCACTGCGGCAGCGTGCAGGGCACGATGCCGCTCCACGTCCGTACCTGGACGTGTGAGTGCGGCACGACCCATGACCGGGACGTGAACGCGGCACGCAACCTTCTGGCCGCCGGGCTGGCGGTGACAGTCTGTGGAGCTGGTGTAAGACCTCAACGGAGTTCTCCGGGCGGGCAGTCGGCGACGAAGCAGAAAACCCCACGGCGCGAGCCGTAG
- a CDS encoding alpha/beta fold hydrolase, translated as MISAVHHRATTVNGLEVFYREAGDPTAPAVLLLHGFPTSSHMFRHLIPALADRYHVIAPDHIGFGQSATPTLQDFPYTFDALTDVTSGLLRQLGIDRFAMYVQDYGAPIGWRLALQNPDRITAIITQNGNAYVEGFVKPFWDGVFAYAKAPGPDTEAPMRGALTPEITRWQYVNGVADPTLVSPDNWVHDQALLDRPGNDDIQLKLFRDYPTNVDLYPQVHQYFRNSQVPLLAVWGANDEIFGPDGARAFAQDLPDAEIHLLESGHFALESHLQIITEHIRDFLARVLT; from the coding sequence ATGATCTCCGCAGTCCACCACCGTGCGACCACCGTCAACGGTCTTGAGGTCTTCTACCGGGAGGCGGGCGACCCGACAGCACCAGCCGTCCTCCTCCTCCACGGCTTCCCGACCAGCTCACACATGTTCCGGCACCTGATCCCGGCACTCGCCGATCGCTACCACGTCATCGCCCCCGACCACATCGGGTTCGGACAGTCCGCGACGCCCACCCTGCAGGACTTCCCTTACACCTTCGACGCCCTCACCGACGTCACCTCCGGCCTGCTGCGGCAACTGGGCATCGACCGTTTCGCGATGTACGTGCAGGACTACGGCGCCCCCATCGGCTGGCGACTCGCCCTCCAGAACCCCGACCGCATCACAGCGATCATCACCCAGAATGGCAACGCCTACGTAGAGGGCTTCGTCAAGCCCTTCTGGGACGGCGTCTTCGCCTACGCCAAGGCCCCGGGACCGGACACCGAGGCACCCATGCGCGGCGCTCTCACCCCCGAGATCACCCGCTGGCAGTACGTGAACGGGGTCGCCGACCCCACCTTGGTCAGTCCCGACAACTGGGTCCACGACCAGGCACTGCTGGACCGCCCCGGAAACGACGACATCCAGCTCAAGCTCTTCCGTGACTATCCCACCAACGTGGACCTCTACCCCCAGGTCCACCAGTACTTCCGCAACTCCCAGGTGCCGCTGCTGGCGGTCTGGGGAGCGAACGACGAGATCTTCGGCCCCGACGGAGCCAGGGCTTTCGCCCAGGACCTGCCCGATGCCGAGATCCACCTGCTGGAGTCCGGGCACTTCGCCCTGGAAAGCCACCTCCAGATCATCACCGAGCACATCCGCGACTTCCTCGCCCGCGTCCTGACCTGA
- a CDS encoding CGNR zinc finger domain-containing protein, with protein MTVVSGREQQDVLLELLNSTPVVNGVTQDQLADPEAARSWQQTHGGNGTAEERRHLFQARDALQDVVRGGRPATSLASLLKDVTSHPHLSSAGVSWEVDTPAERRMAVEAVLAWSELQETAPGRLRPCANPECQLFLIDRSKTNKARWCSMAVCGNRMKARRHYQRTRDGAAG; from the coding sequence ATGACGGTGGTGTCCGGCCGCGAACAGCAGGACGTACTGCTGGAACTCCTCAACAGCACACCGGTGGTCAACGGCGTCACCCAGGACCAGCTGGCAGATCCGGAAGCGGCCAGATCCTGGCAGCAGACCCACGGCGGCAACGGCACCGCAGAAGAGCGCCGACACCTCTTCCAGGCGCGTGATGCCCTGCAGGACGTGGTTCGGGGCGGTCGCCCCGCCACGTCACTGGCCTCACTCCTCAAGGACGTCACCTCCCACCCTCACCTGTCGTCGGCGGGGGTGTCGTGGGAGGTGGACACCCCTGCGGAGCGCCGGATGGCGGTCGAAGCCGTCTTGGCATGGAGTGAACTGCAAGAGACAGCACCCGGTCGACTGCGCCCTTGCGCCAACCCAGAGTGCCAGCTGTTCCTCATCGACCGCAGCAAGACCAACAAGGCCCGCTGGTGCTCGATGGCCGTCTGCGGCAACCGCATGAAGGCCAGGCGCCACTACCAGCGCACCCGCGACGGCGCAGCCGGATAG
- a CDS encoding RNA-guided endonuclease TnpB family protein: MSCWWRHRAEGAAWDDVLAAVAEKANAARNRLHYRVANLRADALHKLTTAVTAEYGTIVVEDLNVAGMLRNRRLARRIAGAGFGEIRRQLTYKTRRNDCRIVAADRWFPSSKTCSGCGAVKAKLPLHMRTYECDACGLVLDRDDNAARNLAALAAAATGTGVAGDQDIVKVSKPRGADRKTRATRPSRKAGTGRAGGATLPHQRQTETRDRTQAEAHTL, translated from the coding sequence TTGAGCTGCTGGTGGCGACATCGGGCCGAAGGCGCCGCGTGGGACGACGTCCTGGCTGCCGTCGCGGAGAAGGCCAACGCCGCCCGCAATCGGCTGCACTACCGGGTGGCGAACCTCCGCGCCGATGCCCTGCACAAGCTCACCACCGCCGTGACGGCCGAGTACGGCACGATCGTGGTGGAAGACCTCAACGTTGCCGGGATGCTCCGCAATCGGCGCCTGGCCCGCAGGATCGCAGGCGCCGGTTTCGGAGAGATCCGCCGTCAGCTCACCTACAAAACCCGCCGGAACGACTGCCGCATCGTGGCCGCCGACCGCTGGTTCCCCTCCTCCAAGACCTGCTCCGGGTGTGGCGCGGTGAAAGCCAAACTGCCGCTGCACATGCGGACCTACGAATGCGACGCCTGCGGCCTGGTCCTCGACCGGGACGACAACGCGGCCCGCAACCTCGCCGCCCTGGCGGCAGCAGCAACTGGTACCGGAGTGGCCGGAGACCAGGACATCGTCAAGGTGTCGAAGCCTCGTGGAGCCGACCGGAAGACCCGCGCCACCCGCCCCAGTCGCAAGGCCGGGACGGGGCGGGCAGGTGGCGCAACCCTGCCGCACCAGCGGCAGACGGAAACGAGAGACCGTACTCAAGCCGAAGCCCACACGCTTTAG
- the gyrB gene encoding DNA topoisomerase (ATP-hydrolyzing) subunit B — MTTYDTRPATDTPGSQQPGHAGMASYDANAITVLDGLDAVRKRPGMYIGSTGELGLHHLVQELVDNSVDEALAGVADRIDVTILADGGVRVVDNGRGIPVGMHPVEKRPAVELVLTVLHAGGKFGGGGYAVSGGLHGVGLSVVNALSTRLSAEIWTDGYRWTQDYKDGAPTAQLARHEVTSRTGTSLTFWADGGIFETTEYSFETLSRRFREMAFLNRGLTLALTDERPSARATAAADEADSDPAAKTVSYRYDGGITDFVAYLNARKGEPVHPSVITIAAEDVERVLSAEVALQWNGQYTDSVYSYANAIHTHEGGTHEEGFRTALTTVVNRYAREKKLLREKDANLSGEDIREGLTAIISVKLGEPQFEGQTKTKLGNTEARTFVQKVVHEHLSDWFDRNPNEAADIVRKAVQAATARVAARKARDLTRRKGLLETAALPGKLSDCQSNDPAMSEIFIVEGDSAGGSAKSGRNPQHQAILPIRGKILNVEKARIDKILHNQEIQAIISAFGTGVHEDFDIGRLRYHKIILMADADVDGQHINTLLLTFLFRFMRPLIEDGHVYLSRPPLYKIKWSRDHVEYAYSDRERNMLLEQGRQHGRRIKDDSIQRFKGLGEMNAEELRVTTMDPDHRVLGQVTLDDAAVADDLFSVLMGEDVEARRHFIQRNAKDVRFLDI; from the coding sequence GTGACCACTTACGACACTCGCCCCGCCACCGATACCCCCGGTTCCCAGCAGCCCGGCCATGCGGGTATGGCGTCGTATGACGCCAACGCGATCACTGTTCTGGACGGCCTGGACGCGGTGCGCAAGCGGCCAGGGATGTACATCGGCTCCACGGGAGAGCTGGGGCTGCACCACCTGGTGCAGGAGCTCGTGGACAACTCCGTGGACGAGGCCCTCGCGGGAGTGGCCGACCGGATCGACGTGACGATCCTCGCCGACGGCGGGGTACGGGTGGTCGACAACGGCCGCGGCATCCCGGTGGGGATGCACCCAGTGGAGAAGCGGCCGGCCGTCGAGCTGGTGCTGACAGTGCTGCACGCGGGCGGGAAGTTCGGGGGCGGCGGCTACGCGGTCTCCGGCGGTCTGCACGGTGTGGGCCTGTCAGTGGTCAACGCGCTGTCGACCCGGCTGTCGGCGGAGATCTGGACCGACGGCTACCGGTGGACACAGGACTACAAAGACGGCGCTCCCACCGCCCAACTGGCCCGCCACGAGGTCACCTCCCGAACGGGCACCTCCTTGACGTTCTGGGCAGACGGCGGCATCTTCGAGACCACCGAATACTCCTTCGAGACGCTGTCCAGGCGTTTCCGGGAGATGGCCTTCCTCAACCGCGGGCTCACCCTGGCCCTCACCGACGAACGGCCCTCCGCGCGCGCGACGGCCGCGGCCGACGAAGCCGACTCGGACCCGGCAGCGAAGACGGTCTCCTACCGCTACGACGGCGGCATCACCGACTTCGTCGCCTACCTCAATGCCCGCAAGGGCGAACCGGTCCATCCCTCGGTCATCACCATCGCCGCCGAGGACGTGGAACGGGTGCTGTCGGCCGAGGTAGCCCTGCAGTGGAACGGCCAGTACACCGACAGCGTGTACTCCTACGCCAACGCCATCCACACCCATGAGGGCGGCACCCACGAGGAGGGCTTCCGCACGGCACTGACCACCGTGGTCAACCGCTACGCGCGGGAGAAGAAACTGCTGCGCGAAAAGGACGCCAACCTCTCCGGCGAGGACATCCGCGAGGGACTGACCGCAATCATCTCGGTCAAGCTCGGCGAACCGCAGTTCGAGGGTCAGACCAAGACCAAACTCGGCAACACCGAGGCGCGCACCTTCGTGCAGAAGGTTGTCCACGAGCACCTGAGCGACTGGTTCGACCGCAACCCGAACGAGGCCGCGGACATCGTGCGCAAGGCCGTCCAGGCGGCCACGGCCCGGGTCGCGGCCCGCAAGGCGCGCGACCTGACCCGTCGCAAGGGCCTGCTGGAAACGGCGGCGCTGCCGGGCAAGCTGTCCGACTGCCAGTCGAACGACCCGGCGATGTCGGAGATCTTCATCGTCGAAGGAGACTCCGCCGGCGGCTCGGCCAAATCCGGCCGCAACCCGCAGCACCAGGCGATCCTCCCGATCCGCGGCAAGATCCTCAATGTGGAGAAAGCCCGGATCGACAAAATCCTGCACAACCAGGAGATCCAGGCGATCATCTCCGCGTTCGGCACGGGCGTGCACGAGGACTTCGATATCGGCAGGCTCCGCTACCACAAAATCATCTTGATGGCGGACGCCGACGTCGACGGCCAGCACATCAACACCCTGCTGCTCACCTTCCTTTTCCGCTTCATGCGGCCACTGATCGAAGATGGCCACGTCTACCTGTCCCGCCCCCCGCTCTACAAGATCAAGTGGAGTCGTGACCACGTCGAATACGCCTACTCCGACCGCGAACGCAACATGCTCCTGGAACAGGGCCGGCAGCACGGCCGCCGGATCAAGGATGATTCCATCCAGCGCTTCAAGGGCTTGGGCGAGATGAACGCCGAGGAACTGCGCGTCACCACCATGGACCCAGACCATCGGGTCCTGGGCCAGGTCACCCTCGATGACGCAGCCGTCGCCGACGACCTCTTCTCCGTCCTGATGGGCGAGGACGTCGAAGCCCGCCGCCACTTCATCCAGCGCAACGCCAAGGACGTCCGCTTCCTCGACATCTGA
- a CDS encoding DUF2283 domain-containing protein: MQHRPYHRHRQGRAGLAPRHGSPRSLRPEAGQGQRRHQRQQGSPLTVADVRVTYDRTVDAAYIYLTEPQARVKSARMYPCDPVDVDGMINLDFDEQGRLIGIEVLAASSKLPEYLLQSTERLDTEGA; the protein is encoded by the coding sequence GTGCAGCACCGCCCGTATCACCGACATCGTCAAGGCCGTGCTGGTCTTGCACCTCGCCACGGCAGCCCGAGGTCGCTACGGCCGGAGGCAGGACAAGGACAGCGCCGCCATCAACGACAGCAAGGGAGCCCGCTCACCGTGGCAGACGTCAGAGTCACCTACGACAGGACCGTGGACGCAGCGTACATATACCTCACCGAACCGCAGGCCCGCGTGAAGTCGGCGCGCATGTATCCCTGCGATCCAGTGGACGTCGACGGCATGATCAACCTCGACTTTGACGAGCAGGGCCGCCTCATCGGCATCGAGGTGTTGGCTGCCAGTTCAAAACTGCCCGAGTACCTGCTCCAGTCCACGGAGCGACTGGATACCGAAGGTGCATGA
- a CDS encoding DUF4331 family protein: MSNHFTGLSLGPPLGDQRLDLCDLYAFGAPGDPSRTVLILNANPNADAMHPDAVYRLNIDNDGDYLTDSAISWVFNPPASDGSQTYSVYMATGAESRKPEAVGTKIVSDAAVSFGTQANVVSSGDYKVAAGSRSDAFFFDFDGIKSLFDTSGKRNFTAPHLGGKSPWTGVDSNSTANVFSMAIELPTAELAPQSELHIWGRCSVLRDGELVHADRAGHPSMSSFFNTDDTKEEYNASEPVNDRARWTDQFVHLLGHTGGYSREEAITALDEHGLLPDVLHFDPSKPAAYPNGRTFTEDVIDIRVAFLTKNEAPPTGLTPHADTLDRFPYLGDPHPATAS, translated from the coding sequence ATGTCCAACCACTTCACCGGCCTCAGCCTTGGGCCACCACTCGGCGACCAGCGCCTCGATCTGTGCGACCTGTACGCCTTCGGGGCACCCGGCGATCCGAGCAGGACCGTTCTCATCCTCAACGCCAATCCCAACGCAGATGCCATGCACCCCGACGCCGTATACCGCCTGAACATCGACAACGACGGCGATTACCTGACCGACAGCGCCATCAGCTGGGTCTTCAACCCCCCGGCATCCGACGGCTCGCAGACCTACAGCGTCTACATGGCAACCGGTGCGGAGTCCCGCAAGCCGGAGGCGGTCGGCACCAAGATCGTGTCGGACGCCGCCGTCTCCTTCGGCACCCAGGCCAACGTGGTCAGCAGCGGCGACTACAAGGTGGCCGCAGGCAGCCGCAGTGACGCCTTCTTCTTCGACTTCGACGGAATCAAGAGTCTTTTCGACACCAGCGGCAAGCGGAACTTCACCGCGCCGCATCTGGGCGGCAAGTCCCCATGGACCGGCGTCGACTCCAACAGCACGGCCAATGTCTTCTCCATGGCCATCGAACTGCCGACGGCGGAGCTGGCCCCCCAGTCCGAGCTGCACATCTGGGGCCGGTGCAGCGTCCTGCGCGACGGTGAGCTCGTCCACGCGGACCGGGCCGGACACCCGTCAATGAGCAGCTTCTTCAACACCGACGACACGAAGGAGGAGTACAACGCCAGCGAGCCGGTCAACGACCGCGCCAGGTGGACGGACCAGTTCGTCCACCTGCTGGGCCACACCGGCGGCTACTCGCGTGAGGAGGCGATCACCGCGCTCGACGAGCACGGCCTGCTGCCGGACGTGCTGCACTTCGACCCGTCCAAGCCTGCCGCGTACCCGAATGGCCGGACTTTCACGGAAGACGTCATCGACATCCGCGTCGCGTTCCTCACCAAGAACGAGGCGCCGCCCACCGGTCTGACGCCGCACGCCGACACCCTGGACCGGTTTCCATACCTCGGCGACCCGCACCCGGCAACGGCCTCCTGA
- a CDS encoding MOSC and FAD-binding oxidoreductase domain-containing protein, which yields MATLIAVNVGMPRDVPWKGRVTHTGVWKRPVTGPRMVRKLNIDGDGQGDLAGHGGPYRAVLVYQVDSYRHWQKHLHRGDLTHGQFGENFTVDGLPDDEVCIGDHYRIGDALFEVTQPRVTCYRVGLRMDEPQMPALLVAHGRPGFYFKVLTEGFVRAGDEIVKVSAGPEAMTVAEIDAVLYKPGRSRSQVERALRIPALSPGWKTSMQSLLDDYDQKGSSTGSTGGNTGLTSAATSPPPAWPGFRPLVVKHIAPESRSIFSLTLAATDGSPLPAALPGQFITVRMRPDPHGTPVIRSYSLSARPGDAQYRISVKQEPHGVASTYLDQHVAVDDVLDVAAPRGTFTLAEDEAAIVLVSAGVGATPVLAMLHALADSRDPRPVWWVHGARDGTEHPFAHEARALLSRLPSGRRHVSYSRPRDDDRLGDDYTSTGRLTAQVLEDLDFPPDANAYICGPVAFMDDMTKALVDCGLDPARIHTETFGSVTAITPGVVPTDTPPPHLPAHPPGPGTGPSVSFARSGLTVPWDPGYGTLLELAEACDVPVQWSCRTGVCHTCETAVVSGHVDYLPDPIDLPAEGNALICCSQPPTDLILDL from the coding sequence ATGGCCACGCTCATCGCCGTGAATGTCGGGATGCCGCGGGATGTTCCCTGGAAGGGCCGAGTGACGCATACGGGGGTGTGGAAGCGGCCGGTCACGGGCCCGCGGATGGTCAGGAAGCTGAACATCGACGGAGACGGCCAAGGCGACCTTGCCGGTCACGGCGGTCCGTACCGGGCAGTGCTGGTGTACCAGGTGGACTCCTACCGGCACTGGCAGAAGCACCTGCACCGCGGCGATCTCACTCATGGCCAGTTCGGTGAGAACTTCACTGTGGACGGCCTGCCCGACGACGAAGTGTGCATCGGCGACCACTACCGCATCGGCGATGCGCTGTTCGAAGTAACGCAGCCTCGGGTGACGTGCTACCGCGTAGGCCTTCGCATGGACGAACCGCAGATGCCCGCCCTGCTGGTCGCTCATGGACGCCCAGGCTTCTACTTCAAAGTGCTGACCGAAGGATTCGTCCGAGCCGGAGACGAGATCGTCAAAGTCTCCGCCGGGCCGGAAGCCATGACCGTCGCCGAGATCGACGCCGTCCTCTACAAACCTGGGCGCTCGCGCTCCCAGGTCGAACGGGCGCTCCGCATTCCCGCGCTCAGCCCCGGCTGGAAGACGTCCATGCAGTCGCTTCTGGACGACTACGACCAGAAGGGCTCGTCAACAGGCAGTACGGGAGGCAACACAGGCCTGACGTCCGCCGCGACCAGCCCGCCGCCGGCCTGGCCTGGCTTCCGACCCCTGGTGGTCAAGCACATCGCCCCGGAGAGCAGGAGCATCTTCTCCCTCACCCTCGCTGCCACCGACGGCAGCCCGCTCCCCGCCGCGCTGCCCGGCCAGTTCATCACCGTCCGAATGCGCCCCGATCCGCACGGCACGCCCGTCATCCGCAGCTACTCCCTGTCCGCGCGCCCCGGAGACGCGCAATACCGGATCAGCGTCAAACAGGAACCCCACGGCGTGGCCAGCACCTACCTGGATCAACACGTCGCGGTCGACGACGTCCTGGATGTGGCTGCCCCGCGAGGCACATTCACCCTTGCCGAGGACGAGGCAGCCATCGTGCTGGTCTCCGCCGGCGTCGGAGCCACCCCGGTGCTCGCCATGCTCCATGCACTGGCCGACAGCCGCGACCCGCGCCCGGTGTGGTGGGTCCACGGAGCCCGGGACGGCACGGAGCATCCTTTCGCCCACGAAGCACGCGCTCTGCTGTCCCGCCTTCCGTCCGGCCGACGGCATGTCTCCTACAGCCGCCCGCGCGACGACGACCGTCTCGGCGACGACTACACCTCCACCGGCCGGCTCACCGCTCAGGTGCTCGAGGACCTTGACTTCCCACCGGACGCGAACGCCTACATCTGCGGTCCGGTGGCGTTCATGGACGACATGACAAAAGCACTCGTGGACTGCGGCCTGGACCCTGCACGGATCCACACAGAGACCTTCGGATCCGTGACCGCGATCACGCCCGGAGTGGTCCCGACCGATACGCCGCCCCCGCATCTGCCCGCTCATCCACCCGGACCAGGCACCGGCCCCTCCGTCTCCTTCGCCCGCAGCGGCCTGACCGTCCCCTGGGACCCCGGCTACGGCACACTTCTGGAACTCGCCGAAGCATGCGACGTCCCCGTTCAGTGGTCGTGCCGCACCGGTGTCTGTCACACCTGCGAGACCGCAGTCGTCTCCGGCCATGTCGACTACCTTCCCGACCCTATCGACCTACCGGCCGAGGGCAACGCCCTCATCTGCTGCTCACAGCCACCCACGGATCTGATCCTCGACCTGTGA
- a CDS encoding muconolactone Delta-isomerase family protein, which produces MEYLVTMTTHVPEGTSQAEVDDIRTREAANSFKLAERGQLLRLWRPPLQPGEWRTLGLFAAPDAARLEDVLSSMPLRVWRSDEVTPLTPHPNDPGPAYGASGAAKEFLVAFAPAALQDTTSQALRDASAAEAVSAKALAGQGHLMRLWRTPGEGHALGLWRARDAAEMQTVLDSLPLAPWLSMETTPLSEHPSDPGPVRS; this is translated from the coding sequence GTGGAATACCTCGTCACCATGACCACCCATGTCCCGGAAGGAACCTCGCAGGCGGAAGTCGACGACATCCGCACCCGTGAGGCCGCGAATTCCTTCAAGCTTGCCGAACGGGGGCAGCTTCTGAGGCTGTGGCGCCCGCCTCTGCAACCGGGGGAGTGGCGAACGCTCGGACTGTTCGCCGCACCAGATGCGGCGCGCCTGGAGGATGTCCTGTCCTCGATGCCGTTGCGTGTGTGGCGGAGTGACGAGGTCACTCCCCTGACGCCGCACCCGAACGACCCGGGGCCGGCCTACGGCGCGTCGGGCGCCGCCAAGGAGTTCCTGGTGGCCTTCGCTCCCGCCGCTCTCCAGGACACCACCTCCCAGGCACTGAGGGACGCCAGTGCAGCGGAAGCGGTCAGCGCGAAGGCACTCGCCGGACAAGGACACCTGATGCGGCTGTGGAGGACGCCCGGCGAGGGCCACGCGCTCGGCCTCTGGCGCGCCCGGGACGCCGCCGAGATGCAGACCGTGCTGGACTCACTCCCCCTGGCACCATGGCTCTCCATGGAGACGACGCCGCTGAGTGAGCATCCCAGTGACCCGGGGCCGGTCAGGAGCTGA
- a CDS encoding type 1 glutamine amidotransferase domain-containing protein: MAKLLFVMTGTPYWTLKDGTRHATGYWAEEFAAPYKALTEAGHQVVVATPNGVVPTVDMMSLRPEMAGGARTALDLEEIIRSAEVMRRPIHLADARLEDYDAVYLPGGHGPMEDLCVDADAGRLLTEALASGKPLAIVCHAPAAMLATRIHGVSPFAGYRVTAFTNEEENAVGLGPKARWLLEDELVDLGVDFTKGEMWKPYTVVDRTLFTGQNPASAAVLAERLLKVL; this comes from the coding sequence ATGGCGAAGCTACTTTTCGTGATGACCGGAACGCCGTACTGGACGCTCAAAGACGGCACCAGGCATGCGACGGGTTACTGGGCCGAGGAGTTCGCGGCCCCGTACAAGGCGCTCACCGAGGCCGGCCACCAGGTCGTGGTCGCCACCCCCAACGGAGTTGTCCCGACAGTGGACATGATGAGCCTGCGCCCCGAGATGGCGGGCGGCGCACGGACCGCTCTCGATCTGGAGGAGATCATCCGCTCCGCAGAGGTGATGCGGCGGCCGATCCACTTGGCGGACGCCCGTCTGGAGGACTACGACGCCGTCTACTTGCCGGGCGGTCACGGCCCCATGGAAGACCTGTGCGTCGACGCGGACGCAGGCCGGTTGCTGACCGAGGCGCTCGCCTCCGGCAAGCCTCTCGCCATCGTCTGCCACGCACCGGCCGCGATGCTGGCCACCAGGATTCATGGTGTGTCGCCTTTCGCCGGCTATCGGGTCACCGCGTTCACCAATGAGGAAGAGAACGCGGTCGGGTTGGGCCCCAAGGCCCGCTGGCTGCTGGAGGACGAACTCGTCGACCTGGGCGTCGACTTCACCAAGGGCGAGATGTGGAAGCCCTACACGGTGGTCGACCGAACCCTCTTCACAGGTCAAAACCCCGCCTCAGCAGCCGTCTTGG